From Eremothecium sinecaudum strain ATCC 58844 chromosome V, complete sequence, a single genomic window includes:
- the PEX11 gene encoding Pex11p (Syntenic homolog of Ashbya gossypii AGR400W; Syntenic homolog of Saccharomyces cerevisiae YOL147C (PEX11)) translates to MVCDNIVYHPSLTRLIQFLDTTAGREKAFRLIQYLCRFLGFQYKSLLAKQLQVQFTTTRKLLRFLKPLNLLRTAAKLYDNKIGPDDVLRWANVIKNLFSAAYLTLDQVNLLRMLKLIPVTPFTGKTLPRWTNWMWFGALVSGILGSLRTIEVSQKRIVSLLREGDEKDAKLLEATYQERFKAARRLVWDGLDMYIVLNNLQYLNSQEGSIGLAGVATSLFGLQDLWKAT, encoded by the coding sequence ATGGTCTGTGACAATATTGTATATCATCCTAGCCTCACCAGGCTCATTCAGTTCTTAGATACTACAGCAGGTAGAGAGAAGGCCTTCCGTTTGATTCAGTACTTATGTCGCTTCTTAGGATTCCAGTATAAGTCGCTATTGGCAAAGCAGTTGCAGGTGCAGTTTACCACTACAAGAAAACTACTGAGGTTTTTGAAGCCACTAAACCTTTTGAGGACTGCTGCAAAGCTTTACGATAACAAAATAGGCCCCGATGATGTGCTTCGTTGGGCTAATGTTATTAAAAACCTGTTCAGTGCAGCCTACTTGACCCTGGACCAGGTTAACTTGTTGCGCATGCTCAAGTTAATTCCAGTAACGCCTTTTACGGGCAAAACCCTCCCTCGCTGGACCAACTGGATGTGGTTTGGAGCACTTGTGAGCGGAATCCTCGGTAGTTTAAGAACAATTGAAGTATCTCAAAAGCGCATTGTCTCGCTTCTACGCGAAGGCGATGAGAAAGATGCGAAATTACTGGAAGCTACCTACCAAGAACGCTTTAAGGCCGCTAGAAGACTTGTTTGGGATGGTCTCGACATGTACATTGTTTTGAACAACTTGCAGTACCTCAATTCTCAAGAAGGCTCCATTGGCCTCGCGGGTGTTGCAACTTCATTATTCGGCCTTCAGGACCTATGGAAAGCGACCTAA
- the PSF3 gene encoding DNA replication protein PSF3 (Syntenic homolog of Ashbya gossypii AGR399C; Syntenic homolog of Saccharomyces cerevisiae YOL146W (PSF3)): MGYYDIDDILAENTKFACSFNYEIPGLGYLEGSNGKPIHKNAKVELPFWLGNVLAIVPGDHEHEDEEPQPFVQLLAPEIFSNRVINAIKANPRGLDIHSINGHFYALAVKWATLFSDAELVQVLSDMILERAQEINSHASSVSLDPDLMLSDTTARFQLTLDEFEKNLYRVTHDSYKRAKLWLTKK, from the coding sequence ATGGGATACTACGATATAGATGATATATTGGCCGAGAATACGAAGTTTGCATGCAGCTTCAACTATGAGATTCCTGGTTTAGGCTATTTAGAGGGTAGTAATGGTAAACCAATTCATAAAAATGCCAAGGTAGAGCTTCCGTTCTGGTTGGGGAACGTGCTTGCAATAGTTCCAGGGGACCATGAGCATGAGGATGAGGAGCCTCAGCCGTTTGTGCAACTACTTGCCCCCGAGATATTCTCCAATAGGGTGATCAACGCTATTAAGGCAAATCCTCGTGGACTGGACATTCATTCCATAAATGGGCATTTTTATGCTCTGGCAGTGAAATGGGCTACTTTATTCTCTGATGCTGAGCTAGTGCAGGTTTTAAGTGATATGATCTTGGAGAGGGCACAGGAGATCAATAGCCATGCTAGTAGTGTATCATTGGACCCAGATTTAATGTTATCAGACACTACTGCAAGATTTCAGTTAACTCTAGATGAGTTTGAAAAGAATCTCTACAGAGTTACGCATGATTCGTATAAGCGAGCCAAGCTATGGCTGACGAAGAAGTAA
- the CTR9 gene encoding Ctr9p (Syntenic homolog of Ashbya gossypii AGR398W; Syntenic homolog of Saccharomyces cerevisiae YOL145C (CTR9)): protein MDSVIEYPRAKCATSLDIPLRDSEEVVSIDLENDLPEDPADLRTLLVEESSDKEHWLTIAVAYCNKGMVDAGTALVKMALEVFQGPQSAMLYSFLTWAYLKQAKMNSTDVTRREEALVQAEQSLKSAIEQDPAWIGNMLATIDLYYQRDLYEKALETVEIFIRKTQDDDKRDGKASRSNVLFLLMRAKLLYQKKNYSLALRVFQELLVLDPTLQPDPRVGIGLCFWQLKDPGMAIRSWKRALQMDPQNKAARILVLLGDFRNVITNSENDEYFTNAFTEVLKDLKNLYTEDSHNPVLLTLLQTYYYMCGEYDDVIAVYENQHSQYSQVVASGIVSESVFWCGRAYYAKGDYRKAFSLFQEALRKNEDNLLAKFGLGQSQIQNKLVEESILTFENIYKTHEGTQELNYILGLLYFAKCQTSQFSSLTSKEKASLIERSIGFLEKYVKLTTAKKNQLVTLKAYLVLSELHELQAQYKVSLQYLSKAVEQWKFYSSDPIPVEIRNNLACFHFINGDKEAANQQLQEASAAIAGTPAELTEGITVKYNIARTNEIEDPKKSSSLYQEILTAHPGYVHAKIRSIFLKYLENKADEHSDELEQLLKENESDLEVRSFYSWYAKNVSTTKVDSNGENIETKHNRETLTKYDSHDLYALISLANLYLTIARDTRKYTNAKEQEKSKQSFLKAIQLFQKVLQIDPLNIFAAQGLAIMFAESKRYNQGIEILRKVRDTMDIEDVHMNLANCLLEMKDFTKAIENYELVLTRFKTPENNSTVLNLLGFAWYSRGLKEKSLYCFKKALSYTKEAFELEQAKRNSKLVSSLMFNVAFVELQIAEFLRRATLKDRTLDQLKESAVGLSEAVKLLKELASTQSKTESSDELKQRIQLGEGTIKTALERCIKEQEQYEGEKDRKLAEAKKAMEEEEQKRLEEQKKLEEEERIKREKQAAEFKKLQEEAQKLIEERAILEGMVDDAQLANTDDEFVNEDDKPEKKKKKRKSTKRTKKTDAAPAAETEAGEEAAPTKKRRVAATVLSDDEDDNAAANKLARGKKSFVSEEFINTSDEEDSVAETPPNSGEED, encoded by the coding sequence ATGGACTCTGTCATCGAATACCCTAGGGCCAAGTGCGCTACCTCCTTGGATATTCCTCTCAGAGACTCAGAAGAAGTCGTTTCTATTGATTTGGAGAATGACTTGCCTGAAGATCCTGCTGATTTACGAACTTTACTCGTGGAAGAAAGCTCTGATAAGGAGCATTGGCTTACCATTGCAGTTGCTTATTGTAATAAGGGCATGGTGGACGCTGGTACAGCATTGGTTAAAATGGCGTTAGAGGTATTTCAAGGACCTCAATCAGCAATGTTGTACAGCTTTCTAACATGGGCCTATTTAAAACAGGCTAAAATGAATAGTACAGATGTCACTCGTAGAGAAGAGGCCTTGGTACAAGCTGAACAGAGTTTAAAGAGTGCTATTGAGCAAGACCCAGCTTGGATAGGAAATATGCTTGCTACTATTGACTTATATTACCAGAGAGATTTATACGAAAAGGCACTTGAGACGGTAGAAATATTCATTAGAAAGACTCAAGATGACGATAAGAGGGATGGAAAGGCATCTAGATCTAATGTACTGTTTTTGCTAATGCGTGCTAAGCTGTTATATCAGAAAAAGAATTATTCCTTGGCTTTAAGAGTATTCCAAGAACTTCTGGTTTTGGATCCTACTTTACAACCGGACCCTCGTGTTGGAATTGGCTTGTGTTTTTGGCAGCTAAAGGATCCTGGGATGGCGATTAGATCCTGGAAGCGAGCACTTCAAATGGATCCGCAAAACAAGGCTGCCAGAATCCTCGTTCTGTTGGGTGATTTCCGTAATGTAATCACGAATTCTGAAAATGACGAATATTTCACTAATGCTTTTACTGAAGTTCTAAAGGATCTGAAAAACTTGTATACGGAAGACTCTCATAACCCAGTACTTCTCACTTTGCTGCAGACTTATTATTATATGTGCGGGGAATACGATGATGTAATAGCTGTGTATGAAAATCAGCATTCTCAATACTCTCAAGTAGTGGCTAGTGGTATTGTATCTGAGTCTGTTTTCTGGTGCGGCAGGGCCTACTATGCAAAGGGGGATTACCGTAAAGCTTTTTCGCTCTTCCAAGAAGCGCTTAGGAAGAATGAAGACAATTTGCTTGCTAAATTTGGCTTGGGTCAATCCCAAATCCAAAATAAGCTAGTGGAAGAGAGTATCCTCacttttgaaaatatttACAAGACGCATGAGGGTACCCAAGAGCTCAATTACATCCTGGGTTTACTGTACTTCGCAAAATGTCAGACAAGTCAGTTTTCGTCCCTTACGTCTAAGGAGAAGGCTAGTCTAATTGAAAGGTCTATTGGTTTCCTTGAAAAGTATGTCAAATTGACTACTGCTAAGAAAAATCAACTAGTTACTTTGAAGGCATATCTTGTACTTTCAGAGCTCCACGAATTGCAGGCACAATACAAGGTATCTTTGCAGTATCTCTCAAAGGCTGTTGAACAATGGAAATTTTATAGCAGTGATCCTATTCCTGTCGAAATACGCAACAATCTAGCTTGCTTCCATTTCATTAATGGGGATAAGGAAGCCGCTAACCAGCAACTCCAGGAAGCGTCAGCTGCAATTGCGGGTACGCCGGCAGAGTTAACGGAAGGTATAACCGTTAAGTACAATATTGCGCGTACAAACGAAATTGAAGATCCTAAAAAGTCTTCATCATTGTATCAGGAAATTTTAACTGCACATCCAGGATACGTGCACGCTAAGATCAGATCTATATTCTTAAAATACCTTGAGAATAAAGCTGACGAACACTCTGATGAGTTGGAGCAACTTCTAAAGGAAAACGAAAGTGATCTAGAGGTTCGTTCCTTCTACAGTTGGTATGCTAAGAACGTATCGACTACGAAAGTGGACTCCAACGGCGAAAACATAGAGACGAAGCACAACAGGGAAACATTAACGAAGTACGACTCACATGACCTATATGCCTTGATTTCCCTGGCAAACTTATATCTGACAATTGCTAGAGATACCAGGAAGTATACTAATGCGAAGGAGCAGGAAAAGTCAAAGCAATCTTTCTTGAAGGCTATACAATTGTTCCAAAAGGTCCTTCAAATTGATCCTCTAAATATTTTTGCTGCTCAAGGTCTGGCTATTATGTTTGCAGAGAGCAAGAGATATAACCAAGGGATAGAAATATTACGTAAGGTCAGAGACACTATGGATATCGAGGACGTACATATGAACCTCGCAAACTGTCTATTAGAAATGAAGGATTTTACAAAGGCGATTGAAAACTATGAACTTGTCTTAACAAGGTTTAAAACGCCTGAAAACAACTCTACTGTGTTAAATCTTCTAGGCTTTGCCTGGTATTCTCGTGGTTTGAAAGAGAAGTCTCTATACTGTTTCAAGAAAGCGCTGTCATACACGAAGGAAGCCTTTGAGCTAGAGCAAGCGAAGCGTAATAGCAAGTTAGTGTCCAGCTTAATGTTTAATGTTGCCTTTGTTGAGCTCCAGATTGCAGAATTCCTGCGTAGAGCCACGCTAAAAGACAGGACTTTGGACCAATTGAAGGAATCCGCCGTTGGCTTATCGGAAGCCGTTAAATTattaaaggaattggcaTCAACCCAAAGCAAAACCGAGTCCAGCGATGAGCTAAAGCAACGTATACAACTGGGAGAGGGTACCATAAAGACCGCCTTAGAACGTTGTATCAAGGAACAGGAGCAGTACGAGGGAGAGAAGGACAGGAAGCTTGCTGAGGCCAAGAAGGCAATggaggaagaagagcaaAAGCGACTTGAAGAGCAAAAGAAGCTCGAGGAAGAGGAGAGGATCAAGAGAGAAAAGCAAGCCGCTGAGTTTAAGAAGCTGCAAGAAGAGGCCCAAAAGTTGATAGAAGAGCGTGCCATTTTGGAAGGTATGGTGGACGACGCCCAACTAGCGAACACCGACGATGAGTTTGTGAATGAAGATGACAAGCCCGaaaaaaagaagaagaagagaaagtCCACTAAAAGGACCAAGAAAACCGATGCTGCCCCCGCAGCGGAGACCGAAGCTGGCGAAGAAGCTGCCCCTACTAAGAAACGTCGTGTCGCCGCTACAGTATTATCCGATGACGAGGATGATAATGCTGCCGCTAACAAGTTAGCCCGCGGAAAGAAATCCTTCGTCTCTGAAGAATTTATCAACACCAGCGACGAAGAAGACTCGGTGGCCGAGACACCACCTAATTCCGGGGAGGAGGATTAG
- the NOP8 gene encoding Nop8p (Syntenic homolog of Ashbya gossypii AGR397C; Syntenic homolog of Saccharomyces cerevisiae YOL144W (NOP8)), with protein sequence MSLTKRIYVGNIHKNIEKCTEALYERFKQFGKCISPSFECHSTFAYVTMEFESIQDFNKLKSNLHNVKFMSNRLCIDTAKETWKERWERENQDTKLESAKERELLNQQWEYYKRIQNIKMSWVDRRDVMLGRMRKTPRDKYKLKKATFRVNVKGQLKVYKCYKDKLWGYERNKLLSDLVFKFVQNYWKDSNNHIVDKLDYSRANKFLVRRFAPGEQAASKQLANGQEADDVEDDLALEAQKNTDILSSVLNNFDFAKPLDLEEADLAGAMFNSQPSNKRANISDYNNDSEIEVEGSNDSKEKDHVHSTKETLFDREPTNNDEEEEEEEEKFMPTFGKPQGSSVKPQNVNDTETLRSVFNPQADAQTTFRLLTDADDTIDYDKNTPEEDVIQPTVETGSATVSPASLQAGRGLFFPHFESPFLAAQSQLSKVQKTSNIEDRFASWEETFWDNRAAWTRQMKLKKRDALWKQKKKSGKGLGNINLL encoded by the coding sequence ATGTCATTAACGAAGCGTATATATGTTGGTAATATTCATAAAAATATAGAGAAGTGCACCGAAGCGTTGTATGAGCGTTTTAAGCAATTCGGCAAGTGTATTAGCCCGAGTTTTGAGTGTCACTCGACATTTGCATATGTTACAATGGAGTTCGAAAGCATTCAAGACTTTAACAAGTTGAAATCAAATTTGCATAATGTGAAGTTTATGAGCAATAGGCTATGTATTGATACAGCAAAGGAGACATGGAAGGAAAGATGGGAGCGGGAGAACCAGGACACAAAACTCGAGTCTGCGAAGGAGCGCGAGCTTTTGAATCAGCAATGGGAATATTACAAGCGTATTCAGAATATAAAGATGTCATGGGTTGATAGACGTGATGTAATGCTGGGGAGAATGCGCAAGACTCCTAGGGATAAGTACAAGTTGAAAAAGGCTACTTTCAGAGTTAACGTAAAAGGGCAGCTGAAAGTTTACAAGTGCTATAAGGACAAGTTGTGGGGATACGAGAGGAATAAATTATTGAGTGATTTGGTGTTTAAGTTTGTGCAGAACTACTGGAAGGATTCCAATAATCATATCGTGGATAAGCTAGACTATAGCAGGGCAAACAAATTTTTAGTGCGTAGGTTTGCTCCAGGTGAACAGGCAGCATCGAAGCAGCTTGCTAATGGTCAAGAAGCAGATGATGTTGAGGATGACTTAGCATTGGAAGCACAGAAGAACACTGACATTCTTTCTAGTGTGCTGaataattttgattttgCAAAGCCATTGGATCTGGAAGAGGCTGATCTTGCTGGCGCGATGTTCAATTCTCAGCCTTCTAACAAAAGGGCCAACATTTCGGACTACAATAATGATTCAGAGATTGAGGTAGAAGGTTCAAACGACTCGAAAGAAAAAGACCATGTGCATTCAACTAAGGAGACACTATTCGACAGAGAACCAACTAACaatgatgaagaggaagaggaagaagaagaaaaattTATGCCAACATTCGGAAAACCCCAGGGTAGCAGTGTAAAACCTCAAAATGTTAACGACACTGAAACGTTAAGAAGCGTGTTTAATCCTCAGGCAGATGCTCAGACAACATTCAGACTACTTACAGATGCAGATGACACTATTGATTACGACAAAAACACTCCTGAAGAAGATGTTATACAGCCTACGGTAGAAACAGGATCAGCTACAGTCTCACCGGCCTCTTTACAGGCTGGAAGGGGATTGTTTTTCCCTCATTTCGAATCACCGTTTTTAGCTGCCCAAAGTCAACTAAGCAAGGTTCAGAAGACTTCTAATATCGAAGACCGTTTTGCATCTTGGGAAGAAACCTTCTGGGATAATAGAGCAGCTTGGACTCGCCAGATGAAGCTAAAGAAAAGAGATGCACTCTGGAaacaaaagaagaagtcCGGCAAAGGTCTAGGAAACATAAATTTACTATAG
- the RIB4 gene encoding lumazine synthase RIB4 (Syntenic homolog of Ashbya gossypii AGR396W; Syntenic homolog of Saccharomyces cerevisiae YOL143C (RIB4)), whose amino-acid sequence MAIKGVGAPDQVYDGNGLRVAIVHARWNAKIIDALVTGAVGRLKELGVLDESIEIISVPGSYEIPLAVQKTLASQRFDVVIAIGVLIKGSTVHFEYIAESVTRSLMQIQLKENKPVIYGILTCLTELQALERAGLDEAKAMHNHGIDWASAAVEMGCKFGDKATTSS is encoded by the coding sequence ATGGCAATTAAGGGAGTAGGTGCACCAGATCAGGTCTATGATGGCAATGGATTACGAGTTGCTATAGTTCATGCCCGTTGGAATGCAAAGATTATAGACGCGCTTGTTACCGGCGCAGTAGGAAGACTGAAAGAATTAGGCGTTCTTGATGAATCTATAGAGATTATATCAGTACCAGGATCCTATGAAATACCTCTTGCAGTTCAGAAAACTCTAGCTTCTCAGCGTTTTGATGTTGTTATTGCTATTGGTGTTTTAATTAAGGGTAGTACTGTGCACTTTGAATATATCGCAGAATCCGTAACCCGTTCATTGATGCAAATACAACTCAAAGAGAATAAACCAGTAATATATGGGATATTAACATGTTTGACTGAACTACAGGCTTTGGAAAGAGCTGGTTTGGACGAAGCTAAAGCAATGCACAATCACGGAATTGATTGGGCTTCAGCTGCAGTAGAAATGGGCTGTAAGTTTGGTGACAAAGCTACGACCTCTAGCTAA
- the RPD3 gene encoding histone deacetylase RPD3 (Syntenic homolog of Ashbya gossypii AGR395W; Syntenic homolog of Saccharomyces cerevisiae YNL330C (RPD3)) — MVYVQKPFDELTVNQSQKKRVAYFYDADVGNYAYGAGHPMKPHRIRMTHSLVMNYGLYKKMEIYRAKPATKQEMCQFHTDEYIDFLSRVTPDNLDMFQKESVKFNVGDDCPVFDGLYEYCIISGGGSMEGAARLNRGKCDIAINYAGGLHHAKKSEASGFCYLNDIVLGIIELLRYHPRVLYIDIDVHHGDGVEEAFYTTDRVMTCSFHKYGEFFPGTGELRDTGVGKGKYYSVNVPLRDGINDATYKSVFEPTIAKIMEWYQPSAVVLQCGGDSLSGDRLGCFNLSMRGHANCVNYVKSFNIPMMVVGGGGYTMRNVARTWAFETGLLNNVILDEELPYNDYYEYYGPDYKLDVRPSNMFNVNTPEYLDKILTSIFSNLEHTKYAPSVQQNHVPRDPEDLGDVEEDTAEAKDTRGGSQYARDQIVEKENEFY, encoded by the coding sequence ATGGTATATGTCCAGAAACCTTTTGATGAACTGACTGTTAATCAAAGTCAGAAGAAGCGAGTCGCTTACTTCTATGATGCAGATGTTGGTAACTATGCCTATGGCGCCGGCCATCCTATGAAACCTCATAGAATAAGAATGACCCACTCTTTAGTTATGAACTATGGTCTTTATAAGAAGATGGAAATATATAGAGCAAAGCCAGCTACAAAGCAAGAAATGTGTCAGTTTCACACAGATGAATATATCGATTTCCTATCTCGTGTTACTCCCGATAATTTGGATATGTTCCAGAAAGAAAGTGTAAAATTTAATGTTGGAGATGATTGTCCTGTGTTTGACGGTTTGTATGAATACTGTATTATATCTGGTGGGGGTTCTATGGAAGGTGCAGCCCGTTTGAATCGTGGGAAGTGTGATATTGCTATTAATTATGCAGGTGGTCTACATCATGCCAAAAAATCGGAGGCATCTGGGTTTTGTTATCTAAATGATATTGTACTAGGGATAATTGAGCTACTTAGATACCATCCCAGAGTGCTATATATTGATATTGACGTGCATCATGGTGACGGTGTTGAAGAGGCTTTCTATACCACGGATCGTGTGATGACTTGCTCATTCCACAAGTACGGTGAGTTTTTCCCCGGTACAGGTGAACTCAGAGACACGGGTGTTGGAAAAGGTAAGTACTACTCCGTGAATGTTCCCCTCCGCGACGGTATCAATGACGCCACTTATAAATCTGTATTTGAGCCCACCATTGCAAAAATCATGGAATGGTACCAGCCGTCCGCTGTTGTATTACAGTGTGGTGGTGATTCGCTTTCCGGTGACCGTCTCGGCTGCTTTAATCTATCAATGAGAGGTCATGCTAACTGTGTCAACTACGTTAAATCCTTTAACATCCCTATGATGGTGGTCGGCGGCGGTGGCTATACCATGCGTAACGTTGCACGTACGTGGGCTTTCGAAACCGGTCTTCTTAATAACGTTATCCTTGATGAGGAGCTACCCTATAACGACTACTATGAATACTATGGGCCCGATTATAAGCTCGATGTCAGACCATCCAACATGTTTAACGTTAACACACCGGAATATTTGGATAAGATTCTAACATCCATCTTTAGCAATCTAGAGCACACAAAATATGCACCTAGTGTCCAACAGAATCATGTTCCAAGAGATCCGGAAGATCTAGGAGACGTTGAGGAAGATACAGCTGAGGCAAAAGATACACGAGGTGGATCACAATATGCAAGAGACCAAATTGTCGAGAAAGAAAACGAGTTCTATTGA